A genome region from Chelonia mydas isolate rCheMyd1 chromosome 24, rCheMyd1.pri.v2, whole genome shotgun sequence includes the following:
- the APOA2 gene encoding apolipoprotein A-II, translating to MKVLVLAMVLLCVCSLEGAVVMRDAETPSSSLSDVFSQYFQTVSEYLSKQLPEKVKAEEIKTQAKAYLEQANEQFSPIAKRLHTEFMDLLTQLVETGKKAVQQ from the exons ATGAAGGTCTTGGTCTTGGCCATGGTGCTGCTCTGTGTGTGCAGCTTGGAAG GTGCTGTGGTGATGCGCGACGCAGAAACCCCAAGCTCCAGCCTCTCGGATGTCTTCTCCCAGTATTTCCAGACGGTGTCTGAATACTTGAGCAAGCAGTTGCCGGAGAAGGTGAAGGCCGAGGAGATAAAGACCCAGGCAAA GGCTTATCTGGAGCAGGCCAATGAGCAGTTTTCGCCTATCGCCAAGCGGCTGCACACCGAATTCATGGACCTCCTCACCCAGCTGGTGGAGACCGGGAAGAAGGCTGTGCAGCAGTGA
- the TOMM40L gene encoding mitochondrial import receptor subunit TOM40B isoform X2 — protein MGNVLGPVLDLHRPLRREEPLTNPGSFDELHRKCKEVFPQQMEGVKLIINKALSSHFQTFPMLVGDIDSGGSLNAQVLHLVAERIRTKAVFQTQQARFVTWQFDGELRGDDYTATLTLGNPDVLSQSVIVVAHFLQSVTSRLVLGGEMVYHRRPGEEGAIVTLAGKYTALKWVATLNIGYGGAHASYYHRANEQVQVGVELEANTRLQDTTFAFGYQLNLPQANMVFRGLLDSNWCVGGVLEKKLPPLPVTLALGAFLNHWKNRFHCGFSVIVG, from the exons ATGGGGAACGTGCTGGGACCAGTGCTCGACTTGCACAGACCGCTGCGCCGGGAGGAGCCGCTTACCAACCCGGGTAGCTTCGATGAGCTCCACCGGAAATGCAAAG aagtcttcccccagcagatGGAAGGGGTGAAGCTGATCATCAACAAGGCCCTGAGCAGCCACTTCCAG ACCTTCCCCATGCTCGTCGGGGACATCGACAGTGGTGGGAGTCTCAACGCTCAGGTGCTGCACCTGGTGGCGGAGCGGATCCGCACCAAGGCCGTCTTCCAG acgcagcaggccCGGTTCGTGACGTGGCAGTTCGACGGGGAGCTCCGTGGCGACGACTACACGGCCACGCTAACGCTGGGCAACCCCGACGTGCTCAGCCAATCAG tcATTGTGGTGGCGCACTTCCTGCAAAGCGTGACCTCGCGGCTGGTGCTGGGCGGGGAGATGGTGTATCACCGGCGCCCGGGCGAGGAGGGCGCCATCGTCACCTTGGCAGGGAAGTACACGG CTCTCAAGTGGGTGGCCACGCTGAACATTGGTTATGGCGGAGCCCATGCCAGCTACTACCACAGAGCCAATGAGCAG GTGCAGGTCGGGGTGGAGTTGGAGGCCAACACCCGGCTACAGGACACGACCTTCGCCTTTGGCTACCAGCTCAACCTGCCCCAGGCCAACATGGTCTTCCGAG gcctCCTGGACAGTAACTGGTGCGTGGGGGGCGTCCTGGAGAAGAAGCTGCCACCTCTGCCCGTCACCCTGGCCCTGGGCGCCTTCCTCAACCACTGGAAGAACCGCTTCCATTGCGGCTTCAGCGTCATCGTGGGCTGA
- the TOMM40L gene encoding mitochondrial import receptor subunit TOM40B isoform X1, with protein sequence MGNVLGPVLDLHRPLRREEPLTNPGSFDELHRKCKEVFPQQMEGVKLIINKALSSHFQVTHTIHMSTVGQSSYHFNTTYVGDRQLSPTETFPMLVGDIDSGGSLNAQVLHLVAERIRTKAVFQTQQARFVTWQFDGELRGDDYTATLTLGNPDVLSQSVIVVAHFLQSVTSRLVLGGEMVYHRRPGEEGAIVTLAGKYTALKWVATLNIGYGGAHASYYHRANEQVQVGVELEANTRLQDTTFAFGYQLNLPQANMVFRGLLDSNWCVGGVLEKKLPPLPVTLALGAFLNHWKNRFHCGFSVIVG encoded by the exons ATGGGGAACGTGCTGGGACCAGTGCTCGACTTGCACAGACCGCTGCGCCGGGAGGAGCCGCTTACCAACCCGGGTAGCTTCGATGAGCTCCACCGGAAATGCAAAG aagtcttcccccagcagatGGAAGGGGTGAAGCTGATCATCAACAAGGCCCTGAGCAGCCACTTCCAG GTCACCCACACCATTCACATGAGCACAGTCGGCCAGTCCAGCTACCACTTCAACACCACCTACGTAGGGGACCGGCAGCTCAGTCCCACTGAG ACCTTCCCCATGCTCGTCGGGGACATCGACAGTGGTGGGAGTCTCAACGCTCAGGTGCTGCACCTGGTGGCGGAGCGGATCCGCACCAAGGCCGTCTTCCAG acgcagcaggccCGGTTCGTGACGTGGCAGTTCGACGGGGAGCTCCGTGGCGACGACTACACGGCCACGCTAACGCTGGGCAACCCCGACGTGCTCAGCCAATCAG tcATTGTGGTGGCGCACTTCCTGCAAAGCGTGACCTCGCGGCTGGTGCTGGGCGGGGAGATGGTGTATCACCGGCGCCCGGGCGAGGAGGGCGCCATCGTCACCTTGGCAGGGAAGTACACGG CTCTCAAGTGGGTGGCCACGCTGAACATTGGTTATGGCGGAGCCCATGCCAGCTACTACCACAGAGCCAATGAGCAG GTGCAGGTCGGGGTGGAGTTGGAGGCCAACACCCGGCTACAGGACACGACCTTCGCCTTTGGCTACCAGCTCAACCTGCCCCAGGCCAACATGGTCTTCCGAG gcctCCTGGACAGTAACTGGTGCGTGGGGGGCGTCCTGGAGAAGAAGCTGCCACCTCTGCCCGTCACCCTGGCCCTGGGCGCCTTCCTCAACCACTGGAAGAACCGCTTCCATTGCGGCTTCAGCGTCATCGTGGGCTGA